A genome region from Corvus hawaiiensis isolate bCorHaw1 chromosome 4, bCorHaw1.pri.cur, whole genome shotgun sequence includes the following:
- the KDELR3 gene encoding ER lumen protein-retaining receptor 3, with the protein MNIFRILGDVSHLLAIIILLLKIVKSKSCAGISGKSQILFALVFTTRYLDLFTNFISVYNTVMKVIFLVCAYITVYMIYVKFRKTFDSENDSFRLEFLLVPVTGLSFLENHSFTPLEILWTFSIYLESVAILPQLFMISKTGEAETITTHYLFFLGLYRALYIANWVWRYHTENFYDQIAVVSGVVQTIFYCDFFYLYVTKVLKGKKLSLPMPV; encoded by the exons ATGAACATCTTCCGCATCCTGGGGGATGTCTCCCACTTGCTGGCCATCATTATTCTCCTGCTGAAGATCGTGAAGTCCAAGTCCTGTGCTG GAATCTCTGGGAAGAGTCAGATACTCTTTGCCCTCGTCTTCACAACCCGCTACCTGGACCTGTTCACAAATTTCATCTCTGTCTATAACACTGTGATGAAG GtcatttttctggtttgtgcCTACATCACCGTGTATATGATCTATGTGAAATTCCGGAAAACGTTTGACAGCGAGAACGACTCCTTTCGCCTCGAGTTCCTGCTGGTCCCTGTCACAGGCCTGTCATTTCTGGAGAACCACAGCTTCACCCCCTTGGAG ATACTCTGGACCTTCTCCATCTACCTGGAGTCCGTGGCTATCCTTCCTCAGCTCTTCATGATCAGCAAGACAGGGGAAGCAGAGACCATCACGACGCACTACCTTTTCTTCCTGGGCCTCTACCGTGCTCTCTACATTGCCAACTGGGTCTGGCGCTACCACACGGAGAATTTCTATGACCAGATCGCTGTCGTTTCCGGGGTGGTACAAACCATCTTCTACTGTGACTTCTTCTATCTCTACGTCACCAAAG tcttaaaaggaaagaagctAAGCCTTCCCATGCCTGTTTGA